In Xenopus tropicalis strain Nigerian chromosome 5, UCB_Xtro_10.0, whole genome shotgun sequence, one genomic interval encodes:
- the ngef gene encoding ephexin-1 isoform X2, giving the protein MEPLAVSQQETEDPAFDPLSPGEEDPTEGEYLPSEDTSNPHEDSSSPSECATSNSEAPPTIYPLPSDSFKTIIDHIEFLYQEYRDKSTQHEIETRRLQDNYVQSAETSNNSQNTPLGSPPPIENQRANSTFSRFESSCSGFNLWQDLPDVRKSGVLALLQPEEVKLQEAMFELLTSEASYYKSLRLVVSHFMDSERLRASLHQSEIHFIFSNVLEVLATSERFLLALEQRFEENIVISDVCDIVYEHAEKHFVVYVTYVCNQTYQERAYRKLLQERPEFRESVGHLETDPVCRGLPFSSFLILPFQRITRLKLLVQNILTKVEEGSEREVSALQAHRELEKLVRACNDGVRKMSRTEQLISIEKTLEFKIKSVPIISHSRWLMKQGELQQMSGPRTSRTLRTKKLFRPVYLFLFNDLLLMCKPLTGERYQVFDVAARGLLRVEELEDQGQTLANVFILKLLENAHEREFTYMLKATSQSEMKRWMTSLVPNRRTKFVSMSAKLLDCPQVQCVHPYVSQEPDELSLDLADILNVLDKTEDGWVFGERLHDQEKGWFPRTVVEEILNPNIRTQNLKECFRVHKPEEGSQNKDRRKMGSRTRQ; this is encoded by the exons ggAATATTTGCCAAGTGAAGACACAAGCAATCCCCATGAAGACAGTTCGTCCCCTTCTGAGTGTGCCACTTCTAATTCAGAGGCACCACCAACTATTTACCCCTTGCCCTCAGATTCCTTTAAAACCATTATTGACCACATAG AGTTCCTTTACCAGGAATACAGAGATAAATCTACACAGCATGAGATTGAGACTCGAAGGCTACAGGATAATTATGTACAATCTGCTGAGACCTCCAACAACTCTCAGAACACACCTTTGGGCTCCCCGCCACCGATCGAGAATCAAAGGGCAAACTCTACATTTAGCCGGTTCGAGAGCTCCTGTTCTGGATTTAACTTGTGGCAGGACCTCCCGGACGTCAGGAAAAGTGGAGTGCTGGCTCTGTTGCAGCCCGAAGAAGTTAAACTCCAGGAG GCCATGTTTGAGCTGTTGACCTCTGAAGCCTCGTACTACAAGAGCCTTCGCTTGGTGGTATCTCACTTCATGGACAGTGAGCGACTGCGAGCGTCACTGCACCAGTCAGAGATTCACTTCATCTTCTCAAATGTATTGGAGGTTCTGGCCACTAGTGAGAG GTTCCTCCTGGCCCTGGAGCAACGGTTTGAGGAAAACATTGTGATATCAGATGTGTGTGACATCGTTTATGAGCATGCTGAGAAACATTTTGTCGTTTATGTCACCTACGTGTGCAATCAGACCTATCAGGAGAGAGCGTATAGAAAGCTCCT TCAGGAGAGGCCAGAATTCCGAGAATCGGTGGGACATTTGGAGACAGATCCTGTATGCCGTGGGCTTCCTTTTTCATCATTTCTCATCCTTCCATTCCAGAGGATCACACGACTCAAGCTTCTGGTGCAG AATATCCTGACCAAGGTGGAAGAAGGCTCAGAGCGAGAAGTGTCAGCTCTACAGGCACACCGGGAGCTGGAGAAG TTAGTGCGTGCCTGCAATGACGGGGTGAGGAAGATGAGCCGCACAGAGCAGCTGATCAGCATAGAGAAGACGCTTGAGTTTAAGATTAAG TCTGTCCCCATCATTTCACACTCACGCTGGCTAATGAAGCAGGGAGAGCTACAGCAGATGTCAGGGCCACGTACGTCCCGCACTCTACGCACTAAGAAGCTTTTCCGCCCAGTCTATCTCTTCCTATTCAATGACCTTCTCCTGATGTGCAAGCCTCTCACAGG GGAACGATATCAGGTGTTTGATGTGGCTGCTCGGGGTCTGCTGCGTGTAGAGGAGCTGGAGGATCAGGGCCAGACACTGGCCAATGTCTTCATTCTGAAGCTTCTGGAGAATGCACATGAAAGGGAATTCACCTACATGCTAAAGGCCACCTCCCA GAGTGAGATGAAGCGCTGGATGACATCACTGGTTCCAAACCGAAGAACCAAGTTTGTCTCAATGTCCGCAAAGCTTCTGG aCTGCCCTCAGGTACAGTGTGTCCATCCGTACGTTTCCCAGGAGCCAGATGAGCTGTCGCTAGACCTTGCCGATATTCTCAACGTCCTGGATAAAACGGAAGACG GTTGGGTTTTCGGAGAGCGTTTGCATGACCAGGAGAAAGGCTGGTTCCCCCGCACCGTTGTAGAAGAAATACTGAACCCCAATATCCGGACACAGAACCTCAAGGAATGTTTTCGGGTGCACAAACCTGAGGAAGGCAGCCAGAACAAAGACCGACGGAAGATGGGAAGCAGAACACGGCAGTGA